From Halorientalis litorea:
CACCCTGAAACCCCCCGACTCCGGGCAGGTTAGCAGGCGTACACTTTTGGTACCCGAGTCTGATGATAACTATCATGGAGTATTACGACGGCGAACCACTCCGACACATGGGGGACCTGCCAGCGATGGCGGCCCATCGGTACGGCCCGAAAACCGCATTCGAGGGGTTCGGACAGGAACGGACGTATGGGGAAGTCGACGAACGCGCCAACAAGGTGGCCAACGTACTGGTAGACGAGGGGGTCGAACCCGGTGATAGGGTGGGGCTGTTCATCCCGAACACGCTCCAGTTCCCGGAGTCGTACTTTGGAGCGATTCGGGCCGGGGCCGTCCCGGTGCCGCTGAACCTGCGGATGGACCCCAACACGCTGGTGTACGTCGTTCAGAACGCGGAGGCCGACCACATCATCGGGTCGCCACTCCTGCCAGAGGAAGTGCAGAACCTCGCGTCGGCGGCCGAAGTCGGGACGCTCCTCCTCCCGGGCGTCAGCGACGACGGCGTGGTCAACTACTCACACGCCGTCGAGGAGGCCAGCACCGAGTTCGACCGGCCGGAGCGAGACTACGACGACGTTGCTTGCCAGCCCTACACTTCCGGGACAACGGGCGACCCGAAGGGCGTTCTGCTGACCCACGAGAACCTGCTCTCGACCATCGAGTCCTACGACGCCGGCGGATTGGCCGTCGACCCCGACGACAGCATCCTGCTCGTCCTCCCGCTGTTCCACATCTACGCCCTCAACGCCATCATGGGGAGTTACCTGTACAACGGGGGGACGATGCATCTCCAGCCACGGCCGGAGGCGGTGCCGATGCTCGACGCCTTGGAACAACACGAGATAACGCAGTTCGCTGGCGTCCCGGCGATGTACACGATGATGTGGCGGGAGTACCGCGAGAACCCCGAGGAGTACGACCTCTCCTCGCTCCAGCAGGTGACGTGTGCGGCCGCACCGCTTGCCGACGAGGTGCGCCGGACCATCGAGGACGCGTGGGACATCCCGATGGGCGAAGGCTGGGGGATGACCGAGACAGCCCCCGCGGGGACGCTCGAACCGCTCCGGGGCGTCCGCAAAGAGGCCGGGTGTATCGGGACGGTACTCGACAACATCGACATCAAACTCGTCGACCCGGAGACCCGAGAGACGAAAGTCTCGACCGACCAACTCGAACCGCGCGTCGACCCGGACATCGACTTCGAGGACGAGGACGCCGTCACCGGCGAAATCGCCATCCGCGGTCCCAACGTCTTCGAGGGGTACTTCAAACTCCCCGAGAAGACCGAACAGGTGTTCGACGACGAGGGGTTCTTCTACACGGAGGACATCGCCCGTGTCGACGAGGACGGCTACTTCTGGATGGTCGACCGCGCCGACGACATGATAATCGCCGGCGGCGAGAACATCTATCCCGCGGAGGTCGAGGACGCACTCTACGAACACCCGGACGTGGAGGAGGCCGCCGTCGTCGGCGCGCCTCACGAAATCAAGGGCGAGGCACCCGTTGCTTTCGTCGTCGTTCAGGAGGGAAGCGACCTGACCGAAGGGGACCTCCGGGAGTTCTCGCTCGAACACGTCGCGACGTACGCGCACCCGCGCCGCATCTTCGTCGTGGACGAACTGCCACGAAGTGCGACCCAGAAGGTCCAGCGGTACAAACTGGAGGAGGCGGCCGACGAACGACTCGACGGGCCGCTACAGCCCTCGGACGAGGAGCTATAGGCACGTCCGTGTCGTCCGGCGCAAAAATCTAGTCCGTTCTGGCGGCGTGCGGTTCCCGGCGGACTTCAGACGAGGTCCTGGTCTTCGAGTTCTTCCATGATGTCGTCCACGAAGTCTTCCGCGCTGTCGTAGGGGAACTCGCCGCCGCCCAACTTCGTGTTCAGTTCCATCGCAGTCATCGAGAAGTCGCCGGACTCGAACGTCGTGGAGGGACCGTCCGGAAGTGCCGGAACGAGGTCCATCGGACTCGAAATCGGGTAGTCGGCACCCTCGAACGCGTCGACCATCTGTTGACGGAGGTCGTCTTTGTCAACCATATGCATTACAGTACTCGTACCAAGGAGGTAAAATCATTAGGGACTCGGGAGTCAGCAGGCCCGTGCTGTTCGGTGAGTGAACGAGGCGCAAACCATACCTATTTGAGTGTGGGATAATTTACCACTGCCATATGCGCCGAATCAGCAACTTTCAACGCGTAGTTAGTTTCAATCAGTGGTGTCGAGCGGTCGGAGGGCGGTGACACCGATGGACATCCACGTCGACACCGACGCGGACGAGGAGACGGCCCGCGTCATCGCCACGGCCGTCGCCGAACACCTCGGCCGACCGGTCGAAATCGTCGACGAGAGCGGCGGCCGGGTCGCCGCCGACGAGGACGAGTGGACTGAAAGCGGAGCCTTGGTCACGGAGCGAGAGGAGCAAATCCGCGAGGAGATTCAGGAAATCATGGAGGGTGGTCCCGAGCGGGGCCACGACAAAATCGAGGACCTCGGGAAGATGTTCGTCCGGGACCGCCTCGACATGCTCTTCGACGAGGTGGCCTACGAGGACGGAACCTTCGCCCGACACACCGACGACGATACCCTCTCGGCGGACGGCCTGCTCACGGGTGTCGGCCGCATCGACGGCCGCGACGTGTTCTTCACCGCCAACGACTACACGGTCAAGGCAGGGTCACTCGGCCAGATGGGTGTCGAAAAAGAGATACGCCTCTCCGAACGCGCCGCCGAAGCGGGCGCACCCATCGTCCGCCTCATCGACTCGACGGGGGCACGGCTGAGTGCCGACGAACGGGAGGAGGGCGACACGCACATGGACCGCTATCGGGGCGGGAAGATGTTCTACAACCAGTGTCTCCACTCGGGACAGATTCCCCAAATCGGGGTCCTCTACGGCCCCGACATCGCCGGGTCTGCCTACACGCCCGTCTTCTGTGACTTCCTCATCATGGTGGACGACATCTCGGGGATGGCTATCGCCTCGCCGCGCATCGTCGAGGCGATGACCGGGGAGAGTACCGACATGGACGGCCTCGGTGGGCCGGAGGTCCACGCCAAACACTCCGGGAGTGCCGACTTGGTGGTGCCCGACGAGGAGACGGCCGTCGAGGCAGTCAAACAACTGCTCTCCTATCTCCCGCAGAAGTACGACGAGCCGAACCCTCGACAGGAACCACAGCCACCCATAAAGAACCCCAAGGGCCTCGACCAGGTCATCCCCGACGACCCGAACGTGGCCTACGACGTGCACGAGGTCATCGACCGCGTGGTCGACCGGGAGTCCTTCTTCGAGACGAAAGCGGAGTTCGCGCCCGAAATCGTCACCGGGTTCGCCCGGATGGGCGGCCGGCCGGTCGGCATCGTCGCCAACCAACCGGAACACGTCTCGGGTGCCATCTTCCCGGACTCGGCCGAGAAGGCCGCCGAGTTCATCTGGACCTGTGACGCCTACGAGATTCCGCTCGTCTACCTCTGTGACACGCCCGGCTTCATGGTCGGGTCGAAAGTCGAGAAGGAGGGCATCCTCCAGCGTGGCCGGAAGTTCATCTACGCCACCTCGAACGCACAGGTGCCGAAGTTCTGTGTCATCACGCGCAAGGCCTACGGTGCGGGTATCTACGCGATGTGTGGCCCCTCGTTCGGCCCGGACGCGACGCTCGCCCTCCCCAGTGCGGAAATCTCCGTGATGGGGCCCGACGCCGCCGTCCACGCGCTCTTCGGCGGTCAGTTAGAGGAGATGGAAGGCGAAGCCCGCGAGGCGTTCATCGAGTCCGCGAAACAGGAGTTCGAGAAGTACGTCGACGTTCGCAAGCAGGCCTCGAAGATGCAAGTCGACGAACTCCTGCCCGCGGGTGACCTCCGCGAGCAACTCCTCGCCCGTCTCTCGGCCTTCGAGAACAAACGCCGCCGCGACCCGGACCGCCACCACGGGACGATTCTGTTCTGAGGCGGCCCTCCCTGCCGGGAGTCATCGGTGCCCTCCCGTGTCCGAGAACCCAAACAGCAGGGTGTCCCGTCAGCGTTGGCGGTGGTTACCAATACCCCCCATATTAGGGGCTCTAGGGTGTGTAAGAGGTTAAACGAAAAACTTGATGTACGGTAATATATTTCTTTCAGACACACTCATGGGGGAGCAAACAACTGCTGCCGTGCCGACGACGTGGAGTGACCCGAACGTCTGCCCGTTCTGTGAGATGCACCTCGACTCGCCGGGTGCCGGTTTCATGGACCACCTGAAGTCCAACCCCACGTGTGAGGCTGGCTTCGAACAGTGGCGTGGTAACATCAACAGCGACATCCGTGGCGGCTGGTCAGGCTAGCCGCTTCCGCACTCCGCTTCGCGAATCTGTTCGTCCCTCCGGCGTGGCAAAACAGTCGGTAGCCGTGGTGATGGGCCGTACTGTCGCTCAGTCCAGTTGCATTATCTCGCGGGCTTCGTCCGGCGTCGCGGGTTCCCGGCCCACGTTGTGGACCATCTCGGCGGCCTTCTCGACGAGTTCGGCGTTGCCCTCGGCCATCTCGCCGTTCGGGAGGTAGAAGTTGTCTTCGAGGCCGACGCGGATGTTCCCTCCCATCGCCAGCGAGGCGGCGGTCAGCGGCCACTGGTCCTCCTGAATCGGCGTCGTCTGCCAGTTCGTGTCCTCGGGGAGTTGCCGCACTTGGTGTGCGAGGTTGTCGACCGTGGCCGGAATCCCGCCCAGCACACCCATCACGAGGTTGATGTCCATCGGGCGGTTCAGCTCTCCCTTCTTGAGGATGGGCTGTGCGTTGTTGATGTGGCCGGTGTCGAAACACTCCATCTCGGGTTTGACGCCCGCGTCCTGCATCGTCCGCAGGAGTTCCCGTATCTCGTCGAAAGAGTTCTCGAACACCATGTCGAACACGAAGTCGTCCCGCGATTCGGAGTACTTCGCGTAGTTCATCGACCCCATGTTCAGCGCGGCGATGTCCGGCTGAATCTCCTCGATGTAGGTGAGTCGCTTTTCGAGGTTGTCGAACGTCGACCCCGTCGAGAAGTTGATGAGGATGTCCGTCCGGTCGCGCACCTCGTCGTATATCTCCCCGTACACTTCGGGTTCGAAGCTCGGGGTGCCGTTCTCGGTGCGCGCGTGGATGTGCGCGATGGCCGCACCCGCTTCTCGTGCGGCGGCGGCGTCCTCTGCGATTTCCTCGGGCGTGTACGGAATCGACTCACACTGGTCACGGGTCGTCAGCGCGCCCGTCAGGGCCGCAGAGATAATTGCTCTGTCGGGGTCGTTGCCTTTGATGGAATCCTGTGTTTCGTAGGTCATGATTGTAGTGTCGTGGTAGTCGGTGGTCGGTTACTCTTCGTCGTCCGGTCGTCCCTTCCAGTCCGGTTGCGAGTCGGTGAGGTAGGCGTTGAACCCCGCCTCGGCATCGTCGCTCATCGCCAGCAGCGTCACCATCTCGCGCATGTAGTCGAGCGACTCCGAGAAGTTCATCTCACGCTGGTTGTAGAACGCTTCCTTCCCCATCTCTATCATGAACGCGGAGGGCGTCACGAGGTCGTCGACGATCCCGTCGAGTTCGTCCTCGAACTCGTCGGCGGGCACGATGTCCGTCGTGAACCCGATTTCGTGGGCTTTCTCGGCGTCGATGTGTTCGCCGGTGAACAGCAACTTCAGTGCCTGCTTCTCGTTGACCGTCCGCATGATGGGGACGAGTGCCTGCGCGGGGAAGATGCCGATATCGACCTCCGGCGTGCCGAATGTGGCTTCCTCGGAGGCGACCACCACGTCACACGCCCCGGCGAGCCCCATACCCCCGGCCAGACAGTAGCCCTCGACGGCGGCGACGGTCAGTGCCGCCGTGTCGACGGCTGTCTCGATGAGGTCCTTCATGCCCGCGAACCCCTCCCGGTAGGCTTGGGACCCTTGGCCGATGGCTCCCGCCATCGACTTGATGTCGCCCCCCGCACAGAACGTGCCGCCAGCACCGCGGACGACGACAACACGCGTCTCCCCCTCGTCGGCGCGCTCGAAGGTGTCGAGCAAGCCACCGATGACGTTTTGATTCAGTGCGTTGCGTTCCTCGGGGCGGTCTATCGTCGCCCTGAGGACGAGGCCGTCCTCGCTCTCCGAGACGGTGAGGTCCTCATTTGATAGGTCTGTGACTGGTTCCATGCAATGTCACCCCATGCTCCCGCCGTGGGGATGAGTATTTCGGACAACAATAAATCCGTTAGTAGTTTTATCGGCGAAGGCGGCCCACAGCACCGCGGTTTCGTCACGGCAGTGGACCCAGCGTGACCCGCATCCGCGGCTACAGAACGGCTGTTTCGGCCCCCAGTCGGGACAACGGCCGTGGGGCTATCGTCGTTCCACCACTGCCACGCGCCGTCGAGTTGCAGGAGGTTCCGGCACGCACTGGTATTAATAACCGAATATCTGAGGGTCAACAGGCACCCCGGAGGGCGTGTACCGTCTACCATGGACGGCTACGAAGTCGTCGACACGGCAGACGTACCGCGCATGGACATGGGGGACTTGCTCGACGGGATGCTCGATTTGGACGCTCGGCGGGTCCAAGCCGCGCTGGGGACGGACGAGTCCGTCGTGAGCGTCTGGTATTTCGAACCCGGCGACGAGATGCCCCACCACATCCACACGGACCAGGAAGAGGTGTTCTACGTCCTCGACGGCGAGTTCGAGGTTGCACTCGGCGAGGCAGGCGACGTGGAGCGACGGACGATCGACGAAGGAACGTTCTACGCCGCCGGCCCGGAGGTGGGCCACGGGCACAAGTACGTCGGCGACGACGAGGGCCGAAT
This genomic window contains:
- a CDS encoding class I adenylate-forming enzyme family protein, which encodes MEYYDGEPLRHMGDLPAMAAHRYGPKTAFEGFGQERTYGEVDERANKVANVLVDEGVEPGDRVGLFIPNTLQFPESYFGAIRAGAVPVPLNLRMDPNTLVYVVQNAEADHIIGSPLLPEEVQNLASAAEVGTLLLPGVSDDGVVNYSHAVEEASTEFDRPERDYDDVACQPYTSGTTGDPKGVLLTHENLLSTIESYDAGGLAVDPDDSILLVLPLFHIYALNAIMGSYLYNGGTMHLQPRPEAVPMLDALEQHEITQFAGVPAMYTMMWREYRENPEEYDLSSLQQVTCAAAPLADEVRRTIEDAWDIPMGEGWGMTETAPAGTLEPLRGVRKEAGCIGTVLDNIDIKLVDPETRETKVSTDQLEPRVDPDIDFEDEDAVTGEIAIRGPNVFEGYFKLPEKTEQVFDDEGFFYTEDIARVDEDGYFWMVDRADDMIIAGGENIYPAEVEDALYEHPDVEEAAVVGAPHEIKGEAPVAFVVVQEGSDLTEGDLREFSLEHVATYAHPRRIFVVDELPRSATQKVQRYKLEEAADERLDGPLQPSDEEL
- a CDS encoding MTH865 family protein, which encodes MVDKDDLRQQMVDAFEGADYPISSPMDLVPALPDGPSTTFESGDFSMTAMELNTKLGGGEFPYDSAEDFVDDIMEELEDQDLV
- a CDS encoding acyl-CoA carboxylase subunit beta, which encodes MDIHVDTDADEETARVIATAVAEHLGRPVEIVDESGGRVAADEDEWTESGALVTEREEQIREEIQEIMEGGPERGHDKIEDLGKMFVRDRLDMLFDEVAYEDGTFARHTDDDTLSADGLLTGVGRIDGRDVFFTANDYTVKAGSLGQMGVEKEIRLSERAAEAGAPIVRLIDSTGARLSADEREEGDTHMDRYRGGKMFYNQCLHSGQIPQIGVLYGPDIAGSAYTPVFCDFLIMVDDISGMAIASPRIVEAMTGESTDMDGLGGPEVHAKHSGSADLVVPDEETAVEAVKQLLSYLPQKYDEPNPRQEPQPPIKNPKGLDQVIPDDPNVAYDVHEVIDRVVDRESFFETKAEFAPEIVTGFARMGGRPVGIVANQPEHVSGAIFPDSAEKAAEFIWTCDAYEIPLVYLCDTPGFMVGSKVEKEGILQRGRKFIYATSNAQVPKFCVITRKAYGAGIYAMCGPSFGPDATLALPSAEISVMGPDAAVHALFGGQLEEMEGEAREAFIESAKQEFEKYVDVRKQASKMQVDELLPAGDLREQLLARLSAFENKRRRDPDRHHGTILF
- a CDS encoding DUF7501 family protein, giving the protein MGEQTTAAVPTTWSDPNVCPFCEMHLDSPGAGFMDHLKSNPTCEAGFEQWRGNINSDIRGGWSG
- a CDS encoding 3-keto-5-aminohexanoate cleavage protein, whose protein sequence is MTYETQDSIKGNDPDRAIISAALTGALTTRDQCESIPYTPEEIAEDAAAAREAGAAIAHIHARTENGTPSFEPEVYGEIYDEVRDRTDILINFSTGSTFDNLEKRLTYIEEIQPDIAALNMGSMNYAKYSESRDDFVFDMVFENSFDEIRELLRTMQDAGVKPEMECFDTGHINNAQPILKKGELNRPMDINLVMGVLGGIPATVDNLAHQVRQLPEDTNWQTTPIQEDQWPLTAASLAMGGNIRVGLEDNFYLPNGEMAEGNAELVEKAAEMVHNVGREPATPDEAREIMQLD
- a CDS encoding enoyl-CoA hydratase/isomerase family protein, whose protein sequence is MEPVTDLSNEDLTVSESEDGLVLRATIDRPEERNALNQNVIGGLLDTFERADEGETRVVVVRGAGGTFCAGGDIKSMAGAIGQGSQAYREGFAGMKDLIETAVDTAALTVAAVEGYCLAGGMGLAGACDVVVASEEATFGTPEVDIGIFPAQALVPIMRTVNEKQALKLLFTGEHIDAEKAHEIGFTTDIVPADEFEDELDGIVDDLVTPSAFMIEMGKEAFYNQREMNFSESLDYMREMVTLLAMSDDAEAGFNAYLTDSQPDWKGRPDDEE
- a CDS encoding cupin domain-containing protein, yielding MDGYEVVDTADVPRMDMGDLLDGMLDLDARRVQAALGTDESVVSVWYFEPGDEMPHHIHTDQEEVFYVLDGEFEVALGEAGDVERRTIDEGTFYAAGPEVGHGHKYVGDDEGRILAIGAPNVPDINTDSWTPVDEA